Below is a window of Clostridiales bacterium DNA.
GTCCCGGGCGCCATAGCACCGGGCAATCACCACGCTTGCTCCGACACTCAGGCCCATGAAAACATTCACCAGCAGGTTGATCAGCGAGCCGGTGGAGGATACTGCCGCCAGGGCCGTATGGCTTTCCGCGTAGTTGCCGACAACAATCACGTCGGCAGCATTATATAAAAGCTGAAGGATGCCCGTCAGGATAAGCGGGCCGGAAAAGGCCAGGATCTTCGGAAGCAGAGGACCTTCCGTCATGTCAATCTCGTGCTTCTTTTCCCTTCTTCGTCCGATCGTGGGCATGCTTGCTCCTCCGTATCAGGTTCGGTTGGTTTACTGTTCGTACCGGGTCAGTGTAATCCGCGTTATCACGGGATGGTTGAACAGCCGGCCCGGCTGGTAGTTATAATGGGGGTCCGATCCCAGTCCGGGACTGATATACTGCGGAACGCCGTTTACATAGCTCAGTCCCATGATCTCTGCATCCTCCGGAAACCAGCCCAGTTCCGGTACATAGATGGCGCCGCCGAACGGAAGCCGCCACTGGCCGCCGTTATAGTGGCCCGCCAGGATCATGGAAGCATAGCGGATGGAAAACGCAGCTCCCTTCCCGCTCCATGCGGCTGTGCCGGATACATATTCTTCCGACAGCGGGGTATGCGTCAGCACAATCTGGATATCCTCCGGCTTTACCTGGGTTTTCAATTCCCGGATTTCGGCAATGCGCGCAAGCTGGTATCCCGTTGCGCGGATCCTGGCCGCATCGTCCGCCGTCAGGGATGCCGCCCGCTGGTTCAGGATATCCATCTGGGTTCTGTATGTCGTTTCCAGCCCGTCCAGGTCAATGGCGTACAGATCCTCCGGAATGAACCAGATCGTCCCCTTTTTGCGGGTCTCCGATACCGGCCGGTCCAGGATCGTAACCCCGGCCCGGATCATCTGTTCCGCCCATTCCGTGTAAACCGACAGGCTTCCGTGGGCGGAATAATCAATCGGATCCCCGTCCACATCGCCCGGAATATAATACTTCGGTGTCTCCTTCGGCATCAGGGCAATCAGCTCCAGAAGAGGATTAATATCCCGGTCCGGACCGAGAACATCCCCGGTGATCACCACAGCGGAATACCGCCGGGCACCCAGCGCGGACGCGATCGCCCTCTGTTTGTCCCCATACCGTGCGCCGTGCAGGTCGCTGATATGCAGGATGGAATACTCTTCCAGGTCTTTCGGCAGGTTCAGTACGGTAACGCGGAGATCCTCCACCACCACACGGTGCGAAGTCATGATATTTCCCATAAAGAGGGCCAGCACCAGGAACAGCAGGACGGCCAGGACGAAAAACATCCGGCGCTTGGCCCGTTTCTGCCGGCGCATGATATCCGAAGAAAAGATGTACCGGTTCTGGTACTGCTTCATTCCGGCTTCCCCCTTTCTGGCGATATGCGACCATTATAAAAGCTTGTTCCCCAATTGGCAATACGATCATGAACCCCGCCCGGGATCTCCGGGCGGGGATTCAGACCGTTCATTTCCGGGTAAAGCGGAAGACATTCCAGGATGCCGGGGCCAGCTGTGCCCGCAGTGTTCCGTTTTCACAGGCCGTCCTGCGGTTCTCCTTCGGAAGGATGGTATCCGGATGCTCGTATGTATTGGCGTCATTCGGGTTTTCCGCATACATTTCCGTATGCCCGCTGAACGTCCATCCGGCAAACCCGCGGACATCCATCGTCAGTTCCTGCAGCTCATCCAGGCACGCGTTGATCACATACACATACGCTTCCCCGGCCGCCTGATCCATCGCGGCAGCTGCCTGGATCGTCGCGGCGTTCTCAAACCCGGCGTACTGGTTCATGTCGTCAATCACATATCCCGGTACATCATAGGTATCACAGGTTACCTCACAGCGAAGGGACACTCCCTTTGCGGTCCGGATCATCTGGGTAAACGGATAATAGCACGCACCCTTCCAGGCATGCTCCCGGTCTGTACGGCACAGGTCATTCAGTCCGCCGGTTGCACAGCCGATCTTCACGCGGTCCGCGTGCCTCAGCATCACCAGCATCGTGCTCGCGGTGCCCAGTGCCCGCAGCATTTCCCCGTCCATCGGCGGCATGCGCCGGGTGGACCAGTCATCCGGATCATGGCGGACATACTTCCGGTCCGGATCAAATCCGCAGAAGTTCTCCGCGTGCTGCTGCCCGCCGATTCCCGGATGGAAATCTCCCCGCGGCCGGAACATGCTGCCGTATTCATCCAGGGACAGCATCATCGTTTTTTGAATACGCAGCTTGGTGCGCAGGTAATCGCACAGCGCGATCTCCGTGCGGATATAATCCTCGAATGCCAGGTAGCCGGCCAGCAGCGCCTGCGGCAGGTCCGGCGGCGCGGAATGGTAATGGTGCAGGGAAATATAATCCACCGTTTCGTAGCATTCCTCAAGCACTTGGCGGTCCCATTCCGGATAATGGTTCAGGAAGGGGGAACAGGACACACAGGCCACGGTTTCCGCTTTCGGATCAATCCACTTCATCGCCTTGGAAGTTTCATGGGCAAGTATGCCGTACTCCCGGGGCTTTTTCTCCCAGGATGCAATCTGCCACGGACCGTCCATTTCGTTTCCCAGGTACCAGATCTTCACCCCGTACGGGTCCGGATGTCCGTTCTTTTTCCGCAGGTCTGACCAACAGGTCCCGCCGCTGAAATTGGTATATTCCACGCAGTCGGCTGCATCCTGAAGCGTTCCCGTACCCAGGTTCACGGTATAGATTGGTTCCGTCCCGGCCTTTTCCGCCCACTGCAGGTATTCATCATGTCCCACATCGTTGGGGATATACTGGCGCCATGCCATATCCAGGTGGGTTCTGCGCTCCGCCATCGGGCCGATGGAATCCTTCCACTGCCACCCGGAAACGAAGTTTCCGCCCGGCAGGCGAACACAGGGAAGCCCGGTCTCCTTCAGTGCGGAATAAAAATCTTTTCGCAGTCCCTGCTCATCGGCGGCCGGGTGCTTCGGATTGTACATGCTTCCGTTCACCATGGATCCGATCGGTTCCAGGAAGGCGCCGAAAAGGCGTGGGGAAATCTCCCCGATTCTGAAATCCGGATGCACCGTCAGTGATGCTTTCTTCATAAATGTTGTCCTCCCCGAAAGTTGGGTTAACGAATATGTTTACAAAAAACAGACCGATGAGCTATTATATCATACGTTGATTCATTCTGAAATCATGGAATATCAAAACAGGAGGTTCTGACCGATGGCGGACCGCAAACAGGTGATCAATCCATATCTGCCCAACTGGGAAT
It encodes the following:
- a CDS encoding metallophosphoesterase, translating into MKQYQNRYIFSSDIMRRQKRAKRRMFFVLAVLLFLVLALFMGNIMTSHRVVVEDLRVTVLNLPKDLEEYSILHISDLHGARYGDKQRAIASALGARRYSAVVITGDVLGPDRDINPLLELIALMPKETPKYYIPGDVDGDPIDYSAHGSLSVYTEWAEQMIRAGVTILDRPVSETRKKGTIWFIPEDLYAIDLDGLETTYRTQMDILNQRAASLTADDAARIRATGYQLARIAEIRELKTQVKPEDIQIVLTHTPLSEEYVSGTAAWSGKGAAFSIRYASMILAGHYNGGQWRLPFGGAIYVPELGWFPEDAEIMGLSYVNGVPQYISPGLGSDPHYNYQPGRLFNHPVITRITLTRYEQ
- a CDS encoding alpha-L-arabinofuranosidase, which produces MKKASLTVHPDFRIGEISPRLFGAFLEPIGSMVNGSMYNPKHPAADEQGLRKDFYSALKETGLPCVRLPGGNFVSGWQWKDSIGPMAERRTHLDMAWRQYIPNDVGHDEYLQWAEKAGTEPIYTVNLGTGTLQDAADCVEYTNFSGGTCWSDLRKKNGHPDPYGVKIWYLGNEMDGPWQIASWEKKPREYGILAHETSKAMKWIDPKAETVACVSCSPFLNHYPEWDRQVLEECYETVDYISLHHYHSAPPDLPQALLAGYLAFEDYIRTEIALCDYLRTKLRIQKTMMLSLDEYGSMFRPRGDFHPGIGGQQHAENFCGFDPDRKYVRHDPDDWSTRRMPPMDGEMLRALGTASTMLVMLRHADRVKIGCATGGLNDLCRTDREHAWKGACYYPFTQMIRTAKGVSLRCEVTCDTYDVPGYVIDDMNQYAGFENAATIQAAAAMDQAAGEAYVYVINACLDELQELTMDVRGFAGWTFSGHTEMYAENPNDANTYEHPDTILPKENRRTACENGTLRAQLAPASWNVFRFTRK